One Jeotgalibaca porci genomic region harbors:
- the aroC gene encoding chorismate synthase, with the protein MSGIWGKNLELSIFGESHGRAIGVTINGLPSGLEIDMDAVMIEMARRAPGQNELTTPRKEKDEPDIVSGLLDGKTTGAPLTALIWNTNTRSKDYSQMKRLMRPGQADYPGKVRYDGHNDYRGSGHFSGRITAPLVFAGAIAQQWLEQKGIVVGSHVQSIGTVEDTRFDDQKNVTVAQIAAMKREQLPVFDTAKKDEMHQVIVDAKEDKDSVGGIVETFVLGIDAGYGNPFFDSVESTLAHLVFAVPATKGIEFGAGFDITRMRGSEANDEYYYDENNQIKTRTNNNGGILGGITYGMPIVFRTAIKPPASIEKKQRTIDIESGEDADLEVFGRHDPCIVPRVVPVLEAVTALGLMDLILGRDKA; encoded by the coding sequence GTGAGTGGAATCTGGGGTAAAAATTTAGAATTATCCATTTTTGGGGAGTCACACGGTCGAGCAATCGGTGTGACAATCAATGGCTTACCATCAGGACTGGAAATCGATATGGATGCTGTGATGATTGAAATGGCTCGTCGCGCGCCCGGTCAAAATGAATTGACGACACCGCGGAAGGAAAAAGATGAGCCGGATATTGTCAGCGGTTTGTTGGACGGCAAAACAACCGGGGCACCTTTGACGGCTTTGATTTGGAATACAAATACGCGTTCAAAAGATTACAGCCAAATGAAACGGTTGATGCGCCCGGGACAAGCGGATTATCCAGGGAAAGTCCGTTACGACGGCCATAATGATTACCGTGGCAGTGGCCACTTTTCCGGACGGATCACAGCGCCGTTAGTTTTTGCCGGTGCGATTGCCCAACAGTGGTTGGAGCAAAAAGGGATTGTCGTTGGCTCCCACGTTCAGAGTATTGGGACGGTAGAGGACACGCGCTTTGACGATCAAAAAAATGTGACTGTAGCACAAATTGCGGCGATGAAGCGCGAACAGTTGCCTGTTTTCGATACAGCGAAAAAGGATGAAATGCATCAAGTCATTGTGGATGCTAAAGAAGACAAAGATTCTGTCGGCGGAATTGTTGAAACGTTTGTGCTGGGAATTGATGCTGGGTACGGGAATCCTTTCTTTGATTCCGTCGAGTCGACGCTGGCACATTTAGTTTTCGCAGTGCCGGCTACGAAAGGAATTGAATTCGGCGCAGGGTTCGACATCACACGTATGCGTGGTTCTGAAGCAAATGACGAATATTATTACGATGAAAATAATCAAATCAAAACACGCACGAATAATAACGGCGGTATTTTGGGTGGTATCACTTATGGGATGCCAATCGTTTTCCGGACAGCGATTAAGCCGCCCGCTTCGATTGAGAAGAAACAACGGACTATCGATATCGAGTCCGGCGAAGATGCCGACTTGGAAGTTTTCGGTCGTCATGATCCGTGTATCGTTCCGCGTGTCGTGCCTGTGTTAGAAGCCGTAACTGCGCTTGGGTTGATGGACTTAATTTTAGGACGTGATAAAGCATGA
- the aroA gene encoding 3-phosphoshikimate 1-carboxyvinyltransferase has product MTDLLLKPAKLSGDVTIPPSKSMAHRAIIAACLAEGKSIITNIDLSDDIIATIEGMRAFGAEITLLGDGQRKKLIIEGVSKKQSAQNRLIDANESGSTLRFFIPIATLFDGETRFIGRGKLGMRPLDTYEKIFNEQGLHFQPSGTPELDLTVGGRLKAGRYEMAGNVSSQFITGLLFTLPLLRGDSVIAITTEVESIGYLELTLEVLRAFGISVTYNETEREFLIPGGQRYRAQTYTVEGDYSQAAFFLSAGALGNAVRVTGLKPDSNQGDKGIIEILEQLGAVMHSEGDAVTASAPNGLKGGATIDGAQVPDIIPVSALVACLSPGETQIINLKRLRIKESDRLEATKEELAKLGADIRVVGEELHITGIASLHGDATGWSHKDHRMAMMLAIASTVCENEIIIKDAEYVSKSYPTFWQEFEALGGQISEWNLG; this is encoded by the coding sequence ATGACGGATTTGCTATTAAAGCCTGCCAAATTAAGCGGCGATGTAACGATTCCGCCTTCAAAGAGTATGGCGCATCGTGCGATTATAGCGGCGTGTTTGGCGGAAGGCAAGAGCATCATCACGAATATCGATTTGTCAGATGATATCATTGCGACAATTGAAGGGATGAGAGCCTTTGGTGCCGAAATCACACTATTGGGTGATGGCCAGCGGAAAAAATTAATCATCGAAGGGGTAAGTAAAAAGCAGTCCGCACAGAATCGGCTCATTGATGCAAACGAATCAGGCTCCACTTTGCGTTTCTTCATTCCGATTGCGACGCTTTTTGACGGCGAAACGCGCTTTATCGGTCGCGGTAAATTAGGAATGCGACCTTTAGATACGTATGAAAAAATATTTAATGAACAGGGTTTGCATTTTCAGCCATCGGGTACACCGGAATTGGATTTAACAGTCGGTGGAAGATTAAAAGCAGGCCGTTATGAAATGGCTGGAAATGTCAGCTCCCAGTTTATCACAGGGTTGCTGTTCACCTTGCCGTTACTGAGGGGTGATTCGGTCATTGCGATTACGACCGAGGTGGAATCAATCGGCTATTTGGAGTTAACGTTGGAAGTGTTACGTGCTTTCGGAATTTCCGTAACCTACAATGAAACAGAACGCGAATTCCTCATTCCCGGCGGCCAACGTTACCGGGCACAGACTTACACTGTTGAAGGCGACTATTCCCAAGCTGCTTTTTTCCTAAGCGCTGGAGCGTTGGGAAATGCAGTTCGCGTGACCGGTTTAAAACCTGACTCAAATCAAGGGGACAAAGGTATCATAGAAATTCTGGAGCAGTTGGGCGCCGTGATGCACAGCGAAGGCGATGCGGTCACAGCTTCTGCACCAAATGGGTTAAAGGGTGGCGCGACGATTGATGGGGCCCAAGTGCCGGATATTATTCCGGTGAGTGCGTTAGTCGCGTGTCTCAGTCCCGGCGAAACACAAATTATCAACTTGAAGCGTTTGCGCATTAAGGAAAGTGATCGGCTGGAAGCAACGAAAGAGGAGCTGGCGAAGTTGGGTGCGGACATTCGCGTTGTTGGCGAAGAATTGCATATTACCGGTATTGCTTCTTTACACGGCGATGCGACAGGCTGGAGTCACAAGGATCACCGGATGGCCATGATGTTGGCGATTGCCAGCACGGTCTGTGAAAACGAAATTATCATTAAAGATGCGGAGTATGTTTCAAAATCATATCCGACATTTTGGCAAGAATTTGAAGCATTAGGGGGACAAATCAGTGAGTGGAATCTGGGGTAA
- the aroF gene encoding 3-deoxy-7-phosphoheptulonate synthase, giving the protein MIIVMKRNASANEVKEVMAHIKEVGLNPVIIEGTERDVIGVTGDTATVDIRTIRANKNIVEVLRVSEPYKLANRAFHPENTQIKVDNEIIGGKQLAIIAGPCSVESEEQIVNIAKRMKAAGANFIRGGAFKPRTSPYSFQGLELEGLRLLELAKKETGMPIVSELMSTKYLDEFVERVDVIQIGARNMQNFDLLKEIGKTQTPILLKRGLSATYKEWLMSAEYIMSEGNGNVILCERGIRTFETETRNTLDIQAIPVLQRRTHLPIIIDPSHAGGESYLVPAGAKAGVAAGADGLMIETHEDPANAWSDGEQCLTPDEFDKLMEQIRVLAQVEDRTVAAKLN; this is encoded by the coding sequence ATGATTATTGTAATGAAAAGAAATGCATCAGCGAATGAAGTTAAGGAAGTTATGGCACACATTAAAGAAGTTGGCTTGAATCCCGTGATCATTGAAGGGACGGAGCGCGATGTCATCGGCGTAACCGGCGACACAGCAACTGTAGATATTCGCACGATTCGTGCCAATAAAAATATCGTGGAAGTACTACGCGTTTCGGAGCCGTACAAATTGGCAAACCGTGCCTTCCATCCTGAAAATACACAAATTAAAGTCGATAATGAAATCATCGGCGGCAAACAACTAGCTATTATTGCAGGCCCCTGTTCGGTTGAAAGTGAAGAGCAGATTGTAAATATTGCCAAGCGGATGAAAGCGGCGGGCGCGAACTTTATTCGTGGAGGTGCGTTCAAACCACGTACATCTCCTTACTCTTTCCAAGGGTTGGAATTGGAAGGGCTGCGTTTGTTGGAATTAGCGAAAAAAGAAACAGGTATGCCAATTGTTTCGGAACTAATGTCTACGAAATACCTGGATGAATTTGTTGAGCGCGTGGATGTGATTCAAATTGGTGCCCGTAACATGCAAAACTTTGACTTATTAAAAGAAATTGGTAAGACACAAACACCGATTCTTTTGAAACGGGGTCTGTCTGCGACGTACAAAGAATGGTTGATGTCAGCGGAATACATCATGTCAGAAGGGAACGGCAATGTCATTCTCTGTGAACGTGGTATTCGAACATTTGAAACAGAAACGCGTAATACCCTGGATATTCAAGCGATACCGGTTCTACAAAGAAGAACACACTTGCCAATTATTATTGACCCAAGCCACGCCGGCGGAGAATCTTACTTAGTGCCAGCAGGGGCTAAAGCAGGCGTTGCCGCTGGAGCGGACGGATTGATGATTGAAACACATGAAGATCCAGCGAATGCATGGAGTGACGGCGAACAATGTCTGACACCGGACGAATTCGATAAGTTAATGGAGCAAATCCGCGTCTTGGCGCAAGTTGAAGACCGCACGGTTGCCGCTAAATTAAATTAA
- the aroB gene encoding 3-dehydroquinate synthase: MAVLTVDVTSEDIHYPLKIEKGLLNHLAEEIKSVYKNKKIAIVTDAHVQALYGERVVEQLEAAGYELTVIVLEPGEQSKSLENLQHIFSELIAFGLSRSDLMLALGGGVIGDLAGFAAASYLRGIAFVQIPTTLLAQVDSSVGGKVAIDLPEGKNLVGAFYHPKLVLIDPNVLETLSDSTFNDGMAEVIKYGCIHDHDFFEQLKQYQSRAEVMAEIESVIADCCTIKRDLVQSDERDTSERMLLNFGHTIGHAIEAYYRYEKYTHGQAISIGMVAMNRLTEALGISAEGSTEIIETILKQYALPTELAEAADYQKILPLIKNDKKNIENALFIVVLDAIGKSRTMAAPVDFFAPLLKGNEV, from the coding sequence ATGGCAGTCTTAACGGTTGATGTCACGTCAGAGGATATTCACTATCCTTTGAAAATAGAAAAAGGTTTGCTGAATCATTTAGCAGAAGAAATTAAAAGTGTTTATAAAAATAAGAAGATTGCGATTGTAACAGATGCACATGTTCAGGCGTTGTATGGTGAACGGGTGGTCGAGCAGTTAGAAGCGGCTGGATATGAACTGACGGTTATCGTTCTAGAACCTGGTGAGCAAAGCAAATCGTTGGAGAATCTACAGCATATTTTCTCGGAATTAATTGCCTTTGGACTTTCTCGCAGTGATTTAATGCTTGCTTTGGGCGGAGGCGTGATCGGTGATTTAGCGGGATTCGCAGCAGCGAGTTATTTACGCGGTATTGCCTTTGTTCAAATTCCGACGACATTACTGGCGCAAGTGGACAGCAGTGTCGGTGGAAAGGTAGCAATTGATTTGCCGGAAGGGAAAAATTTGGTCGGAGCTTTCTATCATCCAAAGTTGGTTCTAATTGATCCGAATGTATTGGAAACTTTATCCGATTCTACCTTTAACGATGGCATGGCAGAAGTGATTAAATATGGCTGCATCCACGACCACGATTTCTTTGAGCAATTGAAACAATACCAATCTCGCGCAGAAGTGATGGCCGAGATTGAGTCGGTTATTGCAGACTGTTGTACCATCAAACGCGACTTGGTTCAGTCCGACGAACGTGACACCTCCGAACGCATGCTCTTGAATTTCGGTCATACGATTGGTCATGCGATTGAAGCCTATTACCGCTATGAGAAATATACCCACGGCCAAGCCATTTCAATCGGGATGGTTGCCATGAATCGTTTGACCGAAGCATTGGGAATCAGTGCAGAGGGTTCGACAGAAATAATCGAAACGATACTGAAACAATACGCGCTGCCAACTGAATTAGCAGAAGCCGCGGACTATCAAAAAATATTACCACTAATCAAAAATGATAAGAAGAATATCGAAAATGCGCTGTTTATCGTTGTGTTGGATGCGATTGGAAAATCCCGTACGATGGCTGCTCCGGTAGATTTCTTCGCACCATTGTTGAAAGGAAATGAAGTATAA
- a CDS encoding prephenate dehydratase has product MKVGYLGVPGSNSEVALQNECHGMPDIEAMGYTTFPELISDLVEKKLEMALIPVENSTTGFIARTADLFRNKPIVAVADRYEPIDYTLFGVPGTDLSTITEVYSHPEALSQCEVFLAQFPEMKEMPFADTAKSAAYVKKQNSPQMAAIANPRAGKLYGLEPLAMGIQTEKSNTTRFYIMKHADAAILKGNQLSLYLEVRHEPGALSKLLQIFGILNCNLLSLNARPIPGQPFAYGFFLELDMTDMSVAFDVLWQTVLQAVTYIQILGRFERTNHIEYN; this is encoded by the coding sequence TTGAAAGTTGGTTATTTAGGAGTGCCGGGATCAAATAGTGAAGTTGCACTGCAAAATGAGTGTCACGGTATGCCGGACATCGAAGCGATGGGCTACACAACGTTCCCCGAATTAATTTCAGATTTGGTTGAAAAGAAATTAGAAATGGCCCTCATTCCGGTTGAAAATTCAACCACCGGCTTTATTGCCCGGACGGCGGACTTATTTCGGAATAAGCCGATTGTCGCTGTTGCGGATCGCTATGAACCGATTGATTACACACTTTTTGGGGTTCCGGGAACGGACCTGAGCACCATCACAGAAGTATATTCGCATCCAGAAGCCCTGTCACAATGCGAGGTTTTCCTGGCACAGTTTCCAGAAATGAAAGAAATGCCTTTCGCTGACACAGCGAAATCGGCTGCCTATGTGAAAAAGCAGAACAGTCCCCAAATGGCGGCGATTGCGAATCCCCGCGCTGGGAAATTATATGGACTAGAACCGCTGGCAATGGGTATTCAAACAGAGAAATCAAACACAACGCGTTTCTATATTATGAAACATGCAGACGCAGCCATTCTTAAGGGGAATCAACTGTCTCTTTACTTAGAGGTGCGCCATGAACCCGGCGCGTTGTCTAAATTATTACAAATATTTGGTATCTTAAATTGCAACTTATTATCACTCAATGCACGTCCAATACCAGGTCAGCCCTTTGCCTATGGCTTTTTCCTGGAATTGGATATGACAGACATGTCCGTAGCTTTCGACGTACTTTGGCAAACAGTCTTGCAGGCAGTGACGTATATACAAATATTGGGAAGATTTGAACGAACAAACCACATCGAATATAATTAG